Sequence from the Terriglobales bacterium genome:
CGTCGAAACCGCGCCCTCCGCAACTCCGTAGCGCCGGCCTCTCGCCGCCCGTCGCGCGGGCATCTGGCCCGCGCGGTAGAATGTGGCCATGAAGATCGCCATCGGCGCCGACCACGCCGGCTACGAACTCAAGGAGAAGATCAAGCAGCGCCTCGCGCAGCAGGGCGTCCAGGTCGAGGACCAGGGCACCGTCTCCAACGAGTCGGTCGACTATCCCGACTTCGCGCGCAAGGTCGGCGAAAAAGTCGCCGGGAAGCAGGCCGACTTCGGGCTGCTGGTCTGCGGCTCCGGCATCGGCATGGCCATCGCCGCCAACAAGGTGCCGGGCGTGCGCGCCGCCAACGTCTCCAGCGAGCAGGAGGCGCAGCTCTCGCGCGAGCA
This genomic interval carries:
- the rpiB gene encoding ribose 5-phosphate isomerase B, which gives rise to MKIAIGADHAGYELKEKIKQRLAQQGVQVEDQGTVSNESVDYPDFARKVGEKVAGKQADFGLLVCGSGIGMAIAANKVPGVRAANVSSEQEAQLSREHNDANVLAIGARILDESKAWSIVDKWLHTPFAGGRHQRRVDKISEIEREEMQAHAGPRSRA